A segment of the Aridibaculum aurantiacum genome:
ACTGGTGGTGCCTGTAGTTCACATCTGGTACTTCAAGTCTTTGCCAAATAAGATTGGTTACCTGTTAGGAATGAGCTCTAAGAAATTAGAGACCATCGTTTACTACGAGCGTTTTGTAGTTATCCAGTCTGGTATCCGTGCTGATAAAGGACAAAATTTTGGTGACCTGTTGACGGAAGAAGAGTACCTGGATATCCTGGATGCACTTCCTAAAGACAACCAATATTTGCCTGATGAAGATCCAAATAAGTTCATTGCTAAGATGGGTGCTGAAGCAGTTCATGACCTGTTGGCAAGAATTGACCTGGATCAACTTTCATTTGATCTTCGTAATGCTGCGGCTAACGAAACTTCACAACAACGTAAGGCCGATGCGCTGAAGCGTTTGAGTGTAGTTGAAAGTTTCCGTGATGCTAATACTCGTATCACTAACCGCCCTGAGTGGATGGTGATGCAATATATTCCTGTTATTCCACCAGAACTGCGTCCGCTAGTTCCTCTTGATGGTGGTCGTTTCGCATCTTCTGATTTGAACGATTTATACCGTCGTGTGATCATCCGTAACAACCGTTTGAAGCGTTTGTTAGAGATCAAAGCACCAGAGGTGATCTTGCGTAACGAGAAGAGGATGTTACAGGAAGCTATCGATAGCTTGTTTGATAACTCAAGAAAATCAAACGCTGTTAAAGCTGAAGGTGGACGTGCCCTTAAATCTCTTTCTGATGTATTGAAAGGTAAGCAAGGTCGTTTCCGTCAGAACCTGTTAGGTAAGCGTGTTGACTATTCTGGTCGTTCGGTTATCGTGGTAGGTCCTGAAATGAAAATGCATGAGTGCGGTCTTCCAAAAGACATGGCAGCTGAGCTTTTCAAACCATTCATTATTCGTAAGCTGATTGAAAGAGGTATAGTAAAGACTGTGAAATCTGCTAAGAAGTTAGTGGATAAGAAGGAAGCAGTTGTTTGGGATATCCTTGAGAACATCCTGAAGGGTCACCCGATCATGCTGAACCGTGCCCCAACCCTCCACAGGTTGTCAATCCAGGCGTTCCAGCCTAAGTTGATCGAAGGAAAGGCGATACAGCTTCATCCACTTGTTACTACAGCGTTCAACGCGGATTTCGATGGTGACCAGATGGCGGTACACGTACCACTTAGCCATGCTGCCATCCTAGAAGCGCAGTTGCTGATGCTTTCTTCTCACAACATTCTTAACCCACAAAATGGTACACCTATCACCCTTCCTTCACAGGACATGGTACTGGGTCTGTATTACATCACCAAGGGGCGTAAGAGCACTGAAGAAGTAAAAGTACAAGGCGAAGGCAGGGCATTTTATTCTATGGATGAAGTGATCATTGCTTACAACGAAAAGAAGGTTGACCTGCACGCGCACATCAGGGTGAAAACACTGGTTCGCGACAACAAGGGCAACCTTGATAATAAATTAATTGATACTACTGTTGGTCGTGTATTGTTCAACCAATTTGTTCCAAAAGAAGTTGGTTTTGTAAATGCACTATTGACCAAGAAGAGCCTTCGTGAGATCATTGGTGATATCATCAAGATCACGAACGTTCCTAAGACCGCTAAATTCCTCGATGATATCAAAACACTAGGATTTAGAATGGCCTTCAAAGGTGGTTTGTCGTTCAACATCAACGACCTTATCATCCCTGACGTGAAAGAGCAATTGCTGGATAACGCCAAGGCTGAGGTAGAAGAGGTTTGGGACAACTACAACATGGGTCTTATCACCAACAACGAGCGTTACAATGGTATCATCGATATCTGGTCTCGTGTGGATACCCGTATTACTGAAACGTTGATCCGTGAGATGGCAGCAGACAAGCAGGGCTTTAACTCTGTGTACATGATGCTTGACTCAGGAGCTCGTGGTAGTAAGCAGCAGATCAAGCAGCTTGCTGGTATCAGGGGTCTGATGGCTAAACCTCGTAAGAGTGGTAGCAGCGGAAACGAGATCATTGAGAACCCGATCCTTTCAAACTTCAAAGGAGGTCTGAACGTATTGGATTACTTCATCTCTACCCACGGTGCTCGTAAAGGTCTTGCGGATACGGCGTTGAAAACAGCGGATGCGGGTTACCTAACTCGTCGTCTGGTTGACGTTGCCCAGGACGTTGTAATAACTGAAGAAGATTGTGGTACACTGCGTGGTATTGCTACCAGTGCACTAAAAGATAACGAGGACGTGATTGAACCATTGTTTGACCGTATCCTTGGCCGTACCTCTCTACACACTGTACTAAACCCGGTAACGGATGAGCTACTTGTAGAAGCAGGACAGCAGATAAATGAAGACATCGCTAAGAACATCGAAGAAGCAGGAATTGAAACTGTAGAGATACGTTCAGTTCTTACTTGTGAAGCTAAGCGTGGTGTATGTGTACGTTGCTATGGTAAAAACCTTGCAACTGGTTACACAGCTCAACG
Coding sequences within it:
- the rpoC gene encoding DNA-directed RNA polymerase subunit beta', encoding MAMNKRDNRPRPTFSKITIGLASPDSILEKSFGEVLKPETINYRTYKPERDGLFCERIFGPVKDYECACGKYKRIRYKGIVCDRCGVEVTEKKVRRERMGHIKLVVPVVHIWYFKSLPNKIGYLLGMSSKKLETIVYYERFVVIQSGIRADKGQNFGDLLTEEEYLDILDALPKDNQYLPDEDPNKFIAKMGAEAVHDLLARIDLDQLSFDLRNAAANETSQQRKADALKRLSVVESFRDANTRITNRPEWMVMQYIPVIPPELRPLVPLDGGRFASSDLNDLYRRVIIRNNRLKRLLEIKAPEVILRNEKRMLQEAIDSLFDNSRKSNAVKAEGGRALKSLSDVLKGKQGRFRQNLLGKRVDYSGRSVIVVGPEMKMHECGLPKDMAAELFKPFIIRKLIERGIVKTVKSAKKLVDKKEAVVWDILENILKGHPIMLNRAPTLHRLSIQAFQPKLIEGKAIQLHPLVTTAFNADFDGDQMAVHVPLSHAAILEAQLLMLSSHNILNPQNGTPITLPSQDMVLGLYYITKGRKSTEEVKVQGEGRAFYSMDEVIIAYNEKKVDLHAHIRVKTLVRDNKGNLDNKLIDTTVGRVLFNQFVPKEVGFVNALLTKKSLREIIGDIIKITNVPKTAKFLDDIKTLGFRMAFKGGLSFNINDLIIPDVKEQLLDNAKAEVEEVWDNYNMGLITNNERYNGIIDIWSRVDTRITETLIREMAADKQGFNSVYMMLDSGARGSKQQIKQLAGIRGLMAKPRKSGSSGNEIIENPILSNFKGGLNVLDYFISTHGARKGLADTALKTADAGYLTRRLVDVAQDVVITEEDCGTLRGIATSALKDNEDVIEPLFDRILGRTSLHTVLNPVTDELLVEAGQQINEDIAKNIEEAGIETVEIRSVLTCEAKRGVCVRCYGKNLATGYTAQRGDAVGIIAAQSIGEPGTQLTLRTFHVGGVAGSASVESTLNAKFDGTIQFDGLRTVDAHNQEGDKVKIVIGRTGEVRIMDVKNDRLLITNNIPYGSTLQVKDGQKVTKGDVICSWDPFNNVIVAEIPGAIKFENIIEGVTFREEADEQTGHREKVVIETKDKTKIPGLIVEGAKETKMYNLPVGSHIVLEQGEEVKPGQVLVKIPRVLGKLRDITGGLPRVTELFEARNPSNPAVVSEIDGVVSFGNIKRGNREIIVEARDGVIKKYLVPLTRQILAQDGDFVKAGTALSDGSIAPADILAIKGPFAVQEYVVNEIQEVYRLQGVRINDKHIETIVRQMMKKVEIQDPGDTRFLEGDTVDRIDFNEENDWIFDKKVVVDSGESTKLKAGQIVSLREVREENSILRRSDRKLVEYRDAQSATSSPLLLGITKASLGVQSWISAASFQETTKVLSSAAIMGKTDEMLGLKENVITGHAIPAGTGLRDFENMIVGSKEEYELLTTAREAMTFDEEE